CACAAGGATTTAATGGGTAGTGCGTAACCCTTGCAATCCTTGATTTATCGTGATAATATATTATCTCGTGTTTTCAACCGATTCACCTCCCTGGGTACGAACAAACAGGCCTGGATGTTGTTAAATGCGGACAAAAAAATAAGGAGATATACGTTAATGAACATGGAACCATTAAAATTTGAAGCACTGCACCTGTCAAAAGATGTACTGAGAGCAATTGCCAATATGGGGTTTGAAGAGACAACACCCATTCAATCTCGAGCGATCCCCCTCATAATGGAGGGTAAAGATGTTATCGGGCAGGCACAAACAGGCACCGGGAAAACAGTAGCATTCGGTATCCCGATTTTAGAAATGATAAACCCCCGGAGCAAAAAATTGCAGGCGATAATTATGTGCCCCACCAGGGAACTGGCAATTCAGGTCTCTGAAGAGTTGAAAAAACTTTCCCAATATAAAAAAGATATTACTGTCCTCCCTATATACGGCGGGCAGCCCATAGAGAGGCAGATTTATTCACTGAAGAAGGGTGTGCAGGTTATCATCGGGACACCCGGTCGCACGATAGACCACATGAATCGGGGTACGATGAAGATGGACAGTGTAAAGATAGTTGTTCTTGACGAAGCGGATGAGATGCTGAATATGGGATTTATTGATGATATAGAAACGATCTTATCGAAAGTCAACAGGGAAAGGCAGACACTCTTATTCTGTGCCACGATGCCGAAGTCGATCCTTGATCTCACAAAAAGATATCAAAGCAATCCTCAACTGGTCAAGGTGGTGCACAAACAGTTAACCGTTCCTCATGTGGAGCAGACATACTTTGAGGTGAAAGAGGGCACAAAACTGGAAGCATTGTCCCGCCTCATAGACATGTATAACTTCAAGCTGTCCCTTGTCTTTTGCAATACCAAGAGAAGGGTTGATGAGGTTGTGGCAAACCTCCAGGTGAGAGGTTATCTGGCAGACGGACTTCACGGTGACATGACCCAGTCACAGAGAGACCGTGTAATGGGCAAATTTCGAAGTAATGCTTTTGAAATCCTTGTTGCAACTGATGTGGCGGCCCGGGGCATTGATGTGGAAGGTATAGAGGCTGTTTTCAATTATGATGTCCCCCAGGATGAAGAGTACTATGTCCACAGGATCGGGAGAACCGCCCGTATGGGTAAAACAGGTCGGGCATTTACCTTTGTGATGGGAAGAGAAATCCACAAATTGCGGGACATACAGGCATATGCGAATATAAAGATCGCACGCCAGCGCGTTCCTTCCCTCAATGATGTGGAAGAGATCAGGATAAATGTTTTTCTGGAGAAAATAAAACAGACTATCGGGGAGAACGACCTTACCCATTATACGTATCTGATCGAACGGCTCCTGGAAGAGGAGTATACATCCCTTGATATCGCTGCCGCCCTTTTGAAAATGTGTGTAGGGGCAGAAAACACAGAAAAAGATGATCTGGATGTGGGCTACAGGTCTGGCGGGTCCGAAAAGGGAATGGTAAGGTTGTTTATGAATATAGGTCGCAGCCAGAAGGTTGAGGTAAAGGATATTGTAGGTGCCATTGCCGGGGAAACGGGCATCCCGGGAAGGGTGATCGGAAAGATAGACATGTATGACAAGTATACATTCATCGAGGTACCAAATGAATATGTAAAGGACATCTTGTCCGTCATGAATAATAAGCAAATTAAGGGGAACATGGTTAGCATAGAACCTGCGAATAAGAAGTAGCTGCGAGACGTATATTACAGAATTCAACGGTATGACGATTGATATTCATTATTTTTGCTGTTTGTACCGCCGTTAATTCTATACAGAAATTCTTTAAAATCTTTTTTATGGTGTAATGGCTTAGCTTACTATATTTCATGGCCTTCTACAGGAATT
This portion of the Pseudomonadota bacterium genome encodes:
- a CDS encoding DEAD/DEAH box helicase, whose amino-acid sequence is MEPLKFEALHLSKDVLRAIANMGFEETTPIQSRAIPLIMEGKDVIGQAQTGTGKTVAFGIPILEMINPRSKKLQAIIMCPTRELAIQVSEELKKLSQYKKDITVLPIYGGQPIERQIYSLKKGVQVIIGTPGRTIDHMNRGTMKMDSVKIVVLDEADEMLNMGFIDDIETILSKVNRERQTLLFCATMPKSILDLTKRYQSNPQLVKVVHKQLTVPHVEQTYFEVKEGTKLEALSRLIDMYNFKLSLVFCNTKRRVDEVVANLQVRGYLADGLHGDMTQSQRDRVMGKFRSNAFEILVATDVAARGIDVEGIEAVFNYDVPQDEEYYVHRIGRTARMGKTGRAFTFVMGREIHKLRDIQAYANIKIARQRVPSLNDVEEIRINVFLEKIKQTIGENDLTHYTYLIERLLEEEYTSLDIAAALLKMCVGAENTEKDDLDVGYRSGGSEKGMVRLFMNIGRSQKVEVKDIVGAIAGETGIPGRVIGKIDMYDKYTFIEVPNEYVKDILSVMNNKQIKGNMVSIEPANKK